From Novipirellula galeiformis, the proteins below share one genomic window:
- the atpA gene encoding F0F1 ATP synthase subunit alpha: MKFSSDEIASVLQQEIEQFDSKIDVREVGTVLEVGDGIARVYGLSGVMAGEMVEFPNGAIGLAFNLEENSVGVIILGDYLTIEEGDEVKALGTLLSVPAGDAVMGRVLDPLGNPLDGKGPVQTDITRPVEIIATGVSERQPVTEPMQTGVKAIDAMTPIGRGQRELIIGDRKTGKTAIAIDAIINQKGKGVMCFYIAVGQKDSAVASIVEVLQQNGAMEYTCVIASGASSPAPLQYIAPYAGTAMAEHFMFNGGHALVVYDDLSKQATAYRQMSLLMRRPPGREAYPGDVFYCHSRLLERSAKLSDELGGGSITSLPIIETLEGEVSAYIPTNVISITDGQIYLQPDLFFAGIRPAMNAGISVSRVGGAAQIKAMKKVAGGLRLDLAAFRALEAFAQLGTDLDADTQSQLDRGYRMVELLKQPQYQPMSVTEQVLSLFAGTRGYLDDVPIKSVPQWEKDFIQFVHDKHSKLLSDLEAKGDLTDEITESIIAVIKEFKSGYKPVQVEV, from the coding sequence ATGAAATTTAGTAGCGATGAAATCGCATCGGTCTTGCAACAAGAGATCGAGCAATTCGACAGTAAGATTGATGTTCGTGAAGTCGGCACCGTGTTGGAGGTGGGCGACGGTATCGCTCGCGTCTACGGTTTGTCGGGTGTCATGGCCGGTGAAATGGTCGAGTTCCCCAACGGTGCGATCGGGCTAGCGTTCAACCTCGAAGAAAACTCCGTCGGGGTCATCATCCTTGGTGACTACTTGACGATCGAAGAAGGCGACGAGGTCAAAGCACTCGGCACGCTGTTGTCCGTTCCTGCGGGCGACGCCGTGATGGGCCGCGTGCTCGATCCATTGGGGAACCCTCTGGACGGCAAAGGCCCCGTGCAAACCGATATCACTCGTCCTGTGGAAATCATCGCGACGGGCGTTTCGGAGCGTCAACCGGTAACCGAGCCGATGCAAACCGGCGTCAAAGCCATCGATGCGATGACCCCGATCGGTCGTGGTCAACGTGAATTGATCATTGGTGACCGTAAGACCGGAAAAACGGCCATCGCGATCGACGCGATCATCAACCAAAAAGGCAAAGGCGTGATGTGTTTCTACATCGCGGTTGGCCAAAAGGACTCGGCGGTTGCATCGATCGTCGAAGTGCTGCAGCAAAACGGGGCGATGGAATACACCTGTGTGATCGCTTCGGGTGCCAGCTCCCCTGCCCCGCTCCAGTACATCGCGCCGTACGCCGGAACCGCGATGGCCGAGCACTTCATGTTCAACGGTGGCCATGCCCTTGTGGTCTATGATGACTTGAGCAAGCAAGCCACGGCGTATCGCCAAATGAGTTTGTTGATGCGTCGCCCGCCGGGCCGCGAAGCTTACCCAGGGGACGTTTTCTACTGTCACAGTCGTCTGCTAGAGCGTTCGGCGAAATTGTCGGACGAACTTGGTGGCGGTTCGATCACCAGTTTGCCGATCATCGAAACGCTCGAAGGCGAAGTGTCCGCTTACATTCCGACGAACGTGATTTCGATCACTGACGGTCAAATTTACCTGCAACCCGACTTGTTCTTCGCCGGGATTCGTCCTGCGATGAACGCCGGTATTTCGGTCTCTCGCGTGGGTGGAGCCGCTCAGATCAAGGCGATGAAGAAAGTTGCCGGTGGTTTGCGCCTCGACTTGGCAGCGTTTCGTGCCTTGGAAGCATTCGCCCAACTCGGTACCGACCTTGATGCTGACACGCAAAGCCAATTGGATCGCGGATATCGCATGGTCGAGCTGCTCAAACAGCCTCAATACCAACCGATGTCGGTGACCGAACAAGTTTTGAGTTTGTTCGCAGGAACCCGCGGTTATTTGGACGATGTACCGATCAAGTCGGTCCCTCAGTGGGAAAAGGACTTCATCCAATTTGTCCACGACAAGCACAGCAAGCTGCTTAGCGATTTGGAGGCAAAGGGTGACCTGACCGACGAGATCACTGAGTCGATCATTGCCGTCATCAAAGAATTCAAGTCCGGCTACAAGCCAGTACAAGTGGAAGTGTAG
- a CDS encoding DUF4912 domain-containing protein has product MIKTADLKAQTRRELAELAKSYGVSGWHSMRKDDLVSEISKVQRRLRRKAEAKKSAPAAKSQGSKKASPAARTSTVKSKSKATASANKGAQLAAARARAAAVSAQRCAEVLDQTEQKERVSAKTARIRAQMRRRRETLDRHRDISTGTLVGGSAVTNGTNRTRATETHQDRVVLLVRDSYWLQATWEITRASVQRAESAMAERWHSAKPILRVLAVGDVASNQAESVARDIPIHGGVNNWYIDVDEPPSRFRVIIGYLADFGEFYTICRSNIVETPRPGECERLDEHWSDIAEDYERFYSLSGGYDQDGGDLKAVFEERLHRPMPSRGSQGQTVADPSMLRQSKLPFQVDAELIVFGKTTPTASVNIAGRPVKLQTDGSFTVRMELPDKRQVLPVTCESRDGLRQRTTVIAVERNTKVMETVEIDDRF; this is encoded by the coding sequence GTGATTAAAACGGCAGACCTTAAAGCGCAAACACGACGCGAACTCGCAGAGTTAGCGAAAAGCTACGGTGTATCTGGCTGGCACAGCATGCGGAAAGATGACCTAGTGAGCGAAATCTCCAAAGTTCAACGACGCCTAAGGCGAAAAGCGGAGGCTAAGAAATCGGCCCCCGCCGCGAAAAGCCAGGGGTCCAAGAAGGCGTCCCCAGCGGCGAGAACGAGCACGGTGAAGTCGAAATCCAAGGCGACCGCCTCGGCTAACAAAGGGGCTCAACTTGCTGCGGCCCGAGCACGCGCTGCTGCAGTCAGCGCCCAACGATGCGCCGAAGTGCTCGACCAAACCGAGCAAAAGGAACGGGTTTCAGCCAAAACGGCTCGCATTCGCGCTCAAATGCGTCGCCGTCGCGAAACCCTGGATCGCCATCGCGACATTTCGACCGGAACACTCGTGGGTGGATCTGCGGTCACCAATGGAACCAACCGCACCCGTGCAACCGAAACGCACCAAGACCGCGTCGTTCTACTCGTTCGCGATTCGTATTGGTTGCAAGCGACGTGGGAAATCACCCGAGCTAGCGTGCAACGTGCCGAATCGGCGATGGCCGAACGCTGGCACTCCGCCAAACCCATTCTGCGCGTGCTGGCCGTAGGCGATGTTGCTAGCAACCAAGCCGAGAGCGTCGCCCGCGACATCCCAATTCACGGCGGTGTCAACAACTGGTACATCGACGTGGACGAGCCCCCATCTCGCTTCCGCGTCATCATCGGCTACCTCGCCGATTTTGGAGAATTCTACACGATTTGCCGCAGTAACATTGTCGAGACACCGCGTCCGGGTGAATGCGAACGCTTGGACGAGCACTGGAGCGACATCGCAGAAGATTACGAGCGATTTTATTCGCTTAGCGGTGGTTACGATCAAGACGGTGGCGACCTCAAAGCCGTTTTCGAGGAGCGTCTTCACCGCCCCATGCCGAGCCGTGGTTCGCAAGGACAAACGGTGGCAGACCCCAGCATGCTCCGGCAATCGAAGCTGCCCTTCCAGGTCGACGCGGAATTGATTGTGTTTGGAAAAACCACCCCCACGGCATCGGTCAATATCGCCGGCCGCCCGGTCAAACTTCAAACCGATGGCTCCTTCACCGTCCGCATGGAACTGCCCGACAAACGCCAAGTGCTTCCCGTGACGTGCGAGAGCCGCGATGGACTTCGCCAACGCACGACCGTCATCGCGGTCGAGCGCAACACCAAAGTTATGGAAACGGTCGAAATCGACGATCGTTTCTAG
- a CDS encoding DUF4870 domain-containing protein codes for MSSPFLPPESSHQQPPIEPPDFTPNNADRNLALIAHLSGCAGILAGGLIGFIGPLIIYLTQKDKSPFAELQAKEALNFQITLLILSLVCGILFVASCGVLFPIVFVPMVLQIVFGIIAALAVRDGRAYLYPFNLRLFQ; via the coding sequence ATGTCGAGCCCATTTCTGCCACCCGAGTCGAGTCACCAACAACCACCAATCGAACCGCCCGATTTTACTCCTAACAACGCCGATCGAAATTTAGCGTTGATTGCACATCTATCCGGATGTGCCGGGATTTTGGCGGGTGGTTTGATAGGGTTTATCGGCCCTTTGATTATTTACTTAACCCAAAAAGACAAGTCACCGTTTGCGGAGTTGCAAGCCAAAGAAGCACTCAATTTTCAGATCACGTTGCTGATTTTGAGTTTGGTTTGTGGAATTCTGTTCGTCGCCAGTTGTGGTGTTCTCTTTCCGATTGTGTTTGTGCCGATGGTGCTGCAAATCGTATTCGGAATTATCGCCGCACTGGCCGTACGCGACGGTCGAGCTTACCTATATCCGTTTAACCTCCGTTTGTTCCAGTAA
- the atpE gene encoding ATP synthase F0 subunit C has product MFDFALVLAQEALNVGKMGVGIGMGLVILGAGFGIGRIGSAAVDAIARQPEASGAISTQMLISAALIEGATVIALILMLILS; this is encoded by the coding sequence ATGTTTGATTTCGCGCTTGTTTTGGCCCAGGAAGCTCTTAACGTCGGCAAGATGGGTGTCGGTATCGGAATGGGCCTTGTCATTCTCGGCGCTGGCTTTGGTATTGGCCGCATCGGTAGTGCCGCTGTCGATGCAATCGCTCGTCAACCCGAAGCGAGCGGAGCGATCAGCACCCAGATGCTGATCTCGGCTGCACTTATCGAAGGTGCGACTGTGATTGCTTTGATTCTGATGCTGATCCTTAGCTAA
- the atpC gene encoding ATP synthase F1 subunit epsilon — MSIRCIVVTPERTEFDREADFVALPMADGELGILTGRAPMIGRLGFGTLRLQTAAGPERYFIDGGFAQVEGDVVSILTARATPVDLLDSEKARATLNEALEMPSASVQEAEIKETAIRRARGLLRASR, encoded by the coding sequence ATGTCCATTCGATGTATTGTCGTCACGCCTGAGCGTACGGAGTTTGACCGCGAGGCCGACTTTGTTGCGTTACCGATGGCCGATGGCGAGTTAGGTATCCTAACGGGCCGCGCGCCGATGATCGGGCGACTCGGGTTTGGTACGCTGCGGTTGCAAACCGCCGCGGGGCCGGAACGCTACTTCATCGACGGTGGGTTCGCCCAAGTCGAAGGCGATGTGGTCAGCATTTTGACCGCACGTGCGACACCTGTCGATTTGCTCGATAGCGAGAAGGCGCGAGCCACGCTAAACGAGGCGTTGGAAATGCCATCGGCGAGCGTTCAAGAAGCCGAGATCAAAGAGACGGCTATTCGCCGTGCTCGCGGTTTGCTGCGAGCGTCGCGGTAG
- the atpD gene encoding F0F1 ATP synthase subunit beta, with translation MSTAIEQGAVGKVTQVIGSTFDAEFPEKQLPKIYNAVEIKSEHKGVTINLVGEVQQHLGGGRVRAIALGSTDGMMRGMEVLDLGRPVTVPVGVKTLGRVFNVLGNPIDNRGEVEAEDYWPIHRQAPPISELSTNTEVFETGIKVIDLLTPFVRGGKAGLFGGAGLGKTVILTELIARIASSHGGYSVFAGVGERTREGTDLWLEMQEAEIGETGRKVIEQTCMVFGQMNEPPGSRLRVALSALTMAEFFRDSTGADTLLFVDNIFRFSQAGSEVSALLGRMPSAVGYQPTLATEMGALQERITSTKKGAITSVQAVYVPADDPTDPAPATAFGQLDAFIYLERSISEKGIYPAIDPLASNSRILDPQYVGDRHYTIARRVQTILQRYRELQDIIAILGVDELSEDDKMIVHRARRIERFLSQPFLVAEVFTGKKGEITSLEDTIRSFEGICNGDYDHLPERAFMYVGAIEQAEAQAKKMENK, from the coding sequence ATGTCCACCGCAATCGAACAAGGCGCCGTTGGTAAAGTCACGCAAGTCATTGGTTCTACCTTTGATGCGGAGTTCCCTGAGAAGCAGCTTCCTAAGATCTACAACGCTGTAGAGATCAAGAGCGAGCACAAAGGGGTCACGATCAATTTGGTCGGCGAAGTTCAACAACACCTCGGTGGCGGACGCGTTCGTGCGATCGCACTGGGCAGTACCGACGGAATGATGCGAGGCATGGAAGTGCTCGACTTGGGCCGCCCCGTGACCGTCCCCGTGGGTGTCAAAACCCTCGGCCGCGTGTTCAACGTACTCGGTAACCCGATCGATAACCGCGGCGAAGTCGAAGCCGAAGATTACTGGCCGATTCACCGCCAAGCTCCTCCGATTTCCGAGCTGTCGACGAACACCGAAGTGTTTGAAACCGGCATCAAGGTGATCGACCTGCTGACCCCGTTTGTTCGTGGTGGTAAGGCAGGTTTGTTCGGCGGTGCGGGACTGGGCAAGACCGTTATTTTGACCGAGTTGATCGCACGTATCGCAAGTAGCCACGGCGGTTACTCGGTATTCGCCGGCGTGGGTGAGCGAACTCGCGAAGGAACCGACCTTTGGTTGGAAATGCAAGAAGCCGAAATCGGCGAAACCGGCCGTAAGGTCATCGAGCAAACTTGTATGGTGTTCGGCCAGATGAACGAGCCACCAGGTTCGCGTCTTCGCGTTGCACTGTCCGCTTTGACTATGGCTGAATTCTTCCGTGATTCGACCGGAGCGGACACGTTGTTGTTCGTCGACAACATCTTCCGTTTCTCGCAAGCGGGTTCGGAAGTATCGGCGCTACTCGGACGTATGCCTTCGGCGGTCGGTTACCAACCGACGCTGGCCACCGAAATGGGTGCCTTGCAAGAGCGGATTACATCGACCAAGAAGGGAGCGATCACCTCGGTTCAAGCCGTTTACGTTCCTGCGGATGACCCGACTGACCCTGCACCGGCAACGGCGTTCGGCCAATTGGACGCGTTCATCTACCTCGAGCGATCGATTTCGGAAAAGGGGATTTACCCTGCGATCGATCCGTTGGCATCGAACTCGCGTATTTTGGATCCACAATACGTTGGCGATCGTCACTACACGATTGCTCGACGCGTGCAAACGATTCTGCAACGTTACCGCGAACTTCAAGACATCATCGCGATTCTCGGTGTCGATGAATTGAGCGAAGACGACAAGATGATCGTGCATCGTGCTCGTCGTATCGAGCGATTCTTGTCGCAACCGTTCCTCGTGGCCGAAGTCTTCACCGGCAAGAAGGGTGAAATCACCTCGCTCGAAGACACCATCCGCAGCTTCGAAGGAATCTGTAACGGTGACTACGATCACTTGCCCGAGCGAGCGTTCATGTACGTCGGTGCGATCGAGCAAGCGGAAGCTCAGGCTAAGAAGATGGAGAACAAGTAA
- the atpG gene encoding ATP synthase F1 subunit gamma gives MANARALDKRRKSIRNIRKITRTMELIATARYKKAMDRAQAATAYTDQITKIVKRLAAAGLDVKHPLLEPRDNPGRARVLVLASNRGLCGGYNGNILRTAMPRIRELRDTIDEVAVDASGKRGVNGLKFRKTLVDNAYLGFEDQPAYDEVEKIAEKYLTEYVTGKIDRLDVVYTKFISTSRQVATIETLLPLGSLSDEETAASEDDEKSVEFEFLPSAESILEEVVPTSFKVRLFKCFLDAAVSEQVARMIAMKGATENAGDMIKQLSMTYNRARQSQITGEIMEIIGGVEALAK, from the coding sequence ATGGCCAACGCACGAGCACTCGATAAACGACGCAAGTCGATTCGCAATATTCGCAAAATCACGCGAACGATGGAGTTGATTGCGACGGCGCGTTACAAAAAAGCAATGGATCGTGCCCAGGCTGCGACCGCCTATACCGATCAAATCACCAAGATCGTCAAACGCTTGGCCGCTGCCGGTTTGGACGTCAAACACCCGCTGCTCGAACCCCGTGACAACCCCGGCAGGGCCCGTGTGCTTGTTTTGGCGAGCAACCGTGGTTTGTGTGGCGGTTACAACGGCAACATTCTGCGAACCGCGATGCCACGCATTCGTGAACTTCGCGACACGATCGACGAAGTCGCGGTGGATGCTAGCGGCAAGCGCGGCGTGAACGGGTTGAAGTTCCGCAAAACGCTTGTCGACAACGCTTACTTGGGCTTCGAAGATCAACCGGCTTATGACGAAGTCGAAAAGATCGCCGAAAAGTACCTAACCGAATATGTGACGGGCAAGATTGATCGCTTGGATGTGGTTTACACCAAGTTCATCAGCACCAGTCGTCAAGTGGCCACGATCGAAACGCTGCTGCCACTGGGGTCCTTGAGTGACGAGGAAACCGCCGCCAGCGAAGACGACGAAAAGTCGGTCGAATTCGAATTCTTGCCGTCCGCCGAAAGCATCTTGGAAGAAGTCGTGCCGACCAGTTTCAAGGTGCGTTTGTTCAAGTGTTTCCTCGACGCCGCGGTCAGCGAGCAAGTCGCTCGGATGATTGCGATGAAGGGGGCGACCGAGAATGCAGGCGACATGATCAAGCAGCTCTCGATGACGTACAACCGAGCACGTCAGAGCCAGATTACTGGCGAAATTATGGAAATCATCGGCGGCGTCGAAGCACTCGCCAAGTAA
- the atpF gene encoding F0F1 ATP synthase subunit B → MVLKLTRLSVLCLLAMGAFCVSPASSYADEKAKSAVAAEASESDDATVLVAANSEVHDEEDVVGDHDHPAAADGHDSHANTPPLLSFDIGSAVCNIAIFLGVFAILSKFVWPPILSGLKAREDKISGDLENAERINAEARSLLSDYQTKLDEAANQVQGMLAEARRDAETNGQRIVADAKAEAERTRDRAVADIETAKKVALADLAGQTSDMAMQVAKSVVGRELRPEDHADLIRQSLDRLPSNN, encoded by the coding sequence ATGGTTTTAAAATTGACTCGTTTATCGGTGTTGTGCTTGTTGGCGATGGGCGCGTTCTGTGTCTCGCCAGCTAGCAGCTATGCCGATGAAAAAGCGAAATCCGCAGTGGCGGCTGAGGCATCCGAATCGGATGACGCAACCGTATTGGTTGCCGCTAACTCGGAAGTGCACGACGAGGAAGACGTTGTGGGTGATCACGATCATCCTGCAGCGGCAGACGGACACGACTCGCATGCGAACACTCCGCCGTTGTTGTCATTCGACATTGGTTCGGCGGTTTGTAACATCGCGATTTTTCTTGGTGTGTTTGCAATCTTGTCCAAGTTTGTCTGGCCTCCCATCTTAAGTGGGTTGAAGGCACGCGAAGACAAGATCAGTGGCGACCTCGAAAATGCGGAGCGTATTAACGCTGAAGCACGGTCGTTGTTGAGTGACTATCAAACCAAGCTCGATGAAGCGGCAAACCAAGTGCAAGGCATGTTAGCCGAAGCACGGCGTGACGCCGAAACCAACGGCCAACGAATCGTTGCGGATGCGAAGGCGGAAGCCGAGCGGACGCGTGATCGTGCGGTCGCGGATATCGAGACGGCTAAGAAAGTGGCGTTGGCCGATTTGGCTGGTCAAACTTCGGACATGGCGATGCAGGTTGCCAAGTCAGTGGTCGGCCGCGAACTTCGTCCCGAAGACCATGCCGATTTGATTCGTCAATCGCTGGATCGACTTCCTAGTAATAACTAA
- a CDS encoding F0F1 ATP synthase subunit A, with protein sequence MPLLVASADHSPITHVLPHRLHENPIVHVPVGDGDIPALHVFDGRYEFFITNHLMMSLVGAVTVLLVFAHVASRVRAKGQGLEAFKTRGRVAQLFETMCSFIRDEVARPNLGHLTDKYIYYIWTIFFFVLFCNVIGLVPIGYILYSFTGSQSLSHWGGTATGNLSLNAVLALGSFFAILFIGIRETGVKAFFLHFNPIGWNDPKMLLIGIPLYALEWLGLIIKCVVLAMRLFGTMMAGHLVIAAFVGLVFTAAEFSHALGYGVGLSVIGGGIVLTLLELFICFLQAFIFTFLTVLFIAMTAVHHDEHHEEDHLLNDENQMDMDKLIDPKRLGPLVHE encoded by the coding sequence ATGCCTTTGCTTGTTGCTTCTGCCGACCACAGCCCGATAACGCATGTGCTGCCGCACCGGTTGCACGAGAATCCGATCGTGCACGTTCCGGTTGGCGATGGGGATATTCCCGCGCTGCATGTGTTCGATGGGCGTTACGAGTTTTTCATCACCAATCATCTGATGATGAGTTTGGTCGGTGCCGTGACGGTGTTGTTGGTCTTCGCCCATGTCGCGAGTCGCGTGCGTGCAAAGGGGCAAGGGCTCGAGGCGTTTAAGACTCGCGGTCGTGTCGCTCAGTTGTTCGAGACGATGTGCTCGTTCATTCGTGACGAGGTTGCGCGGCCGAACTTGGGTCATTTGACCGACAAGTACATCTACTACATCTGGACCATCTTCTTCTTTGTCCTGTTCTGCAATGTGATTGGCTTGGTCCCGATTGGCTATATCCTTTATTCGTTCACGGGTAGCCAGTCGTTATCGCATTGGGGTGGAACGGCGACGGGCAATCTGTCGTTGAATGCTGTGTTAGCATTGGGAAGCTTTTTCGCGATCTTGTTTATCGGTATCCGAGAAACGGGCGTGAAAGCCTTCTTCTTGCACTTCAATCCAATTGGTTGGAATGACCCCAAGATGCTGTTGATCGGCATTCCGCTCTACGCTTTGGAGTGGCTTGGATTGATTATTAAGTGCGTGGTACTTGCGATGCGGCTTTTTGGAACGATGATGGCAGGCCACTTGGTGATCGCCGCGTTTGTTGGCCTCGTCTTCACTGCCGCTGAGTTTTCACATGCTCTTGGTTACGGTGTTGGCTTGTCGGTCATCGGCGGCGGCATTGTTCTTACCTTGCTCGAGTTGTTTATCTGCTTTTTGCAAGCGTTTATCTTTACCTTCTTGACGGTGTTGTTCATTGCGATGACTGCGGTTCATCATGACGAGCATCACGAAGAGGATCATTTGTTAAACGACGAAAACCAGATGGACATGGATAAGTTGATTGATCCAAAACGACTGGGGCCTTTGGTGCACGAGTAG
- a CDS encoding AtpZ/AtpI family protein produces MPNPVDDLPEPSVPEPNDRATATDDGSSGPVEKHHASVTNAGEGVAWIGFVGLGMELAGVTLLFAGIGYWIDSWRGHVVMYATALSTMVGFGFAMARFIVKVSRKRSR; encoded by the coding sequence ATGCCAAATCCAGTAGACGATCTTCCAGAGCCAAGCGTTCCAGAGCCAAACGATAGAGCAACCGCTACGGACGACGGTTCATCAGGCCCTGTTGAGAAACACCACGCGAGCGTTACGAATGCAGGCGAAGGTGTGGCTTGGATTGGGTTTGTTGGTTTAGGGATGGAGCTAGCGGGAGTGACGTTGCTGTTCGCGGGGATCGGTTATTGGATCGATTCTTGGCGAGGCCATGTGGTGATGTACGCAACGGCGTTGAGCACGATGGTCGGGTTTGGGTTTGCGATGGCACGTTTTATTGTCAAAGTATCCCGCAAACGCTCCCGATAG
- a CDS encoding ThuA domain-containing protein produces the protein MKTPILSLLLCLATQLTVAPFPATAAEPDSETSIKILLVTGGCCHDYDFQTKSMQLAFKARGIAANWTVVNDGGNGTDAEIELYQNPQWSAGFDVVIHNECFAATTNPDYIRSITKSHHAGTNAVVIHCAMHTYRDAKIDDWREFLGVTSRRHEHQSHYAVDVVAAEHAIMKGFPAGYKTAMDELYVIEKTWPNTTVLATSKSEKSDQAHPVFWTNQYGKARVFGTTYGHSNETFEDAVYLDTIVKGTLWAAGKM, from the coding sequence TTGAAAACGCCCATCCTTTCGCTCTTGCTTTGTCTCGCGACACAATTGACGGTCGCCCCATTCCCCGCAACCGCCGCCGAACCCGACTCCGAGACGTCGATCAAGATACTGCTTGTCACGGGAGGTTGTTGCCACGATTACGACTTTCAAACCAAGTCCATGCAACTGGCCTTTAAAGCACGAGGCATCGCCGCGAATTGGACCGTCGTGAACGACGGTGGCAATGGGACCGATGCCGAAATCGAGCTCTACCAAAACCCACAATGGTCCGCAGGCTTCGATGTCGTGATCCACAATGAATGCTTTGCTGCGACGACCAACCCCGACTACATCCGCAGCATTACGAAGTCGCATCACGCCGGAACCAACGCGGTCGTGATCCACTGTGCGATGCACACGTATCGCGATGCCAAGATTGATGATTGGCGAGAATTCCTAGGCGTCACCAGCCGCCGCCATGAACACCAAAGCCATTACGCCGTCGACGTGGTTGCCGCCGAACACGCGATCATGAAAGGGTTCCCCGCCGGCTACAAAACAGCCATGGACGAGTTGTATGTGATCGAAAAGACATGGCCCAACACCACGGTACTCGCGACCAGCAAGAGTGAAAAGAGCGACCAAGCTCACCCGGTTTTCTGGACAAACCAATATGGCAAGGCACGCGTCTTTGGCACCACCTATGGCCACTCGAACGAGACGTTCGAAGATGCGGTTTACCTCGACACGATCGTCAAAGGCACGCTGTGGGCAGCCGGAAAGATGTGA
- the atpH gene encoding ATP synthase F1 subunit delta codes for MTEAPKHDTVLDTGAEQLGTTYARALIAVAQNEGVADQVVQQLGQMVDEYLSQSPQLAASFASPRIDASEKCRVLDRIFGDEFHPTLIKFLKVMANRDRLGYVAAVRRASETQLDEMLGRLVATVRTAVPLEDAMRSQIAERLSAVLHREVRLKESVDPDLIGGMVIRIGDTVYDSSVVNRIDKMQKKAKAGFSSQLLKRFDEFVQDKT; via the coding sequence ATGACCGAAGCCCCCAAACACGACACGGTTCTCGATACCGGCGCCGAGCAATTGGGCACTACCTATGCGCGAGCCTTAATCGCGGTGGCACAAAACGAAGGTGTCGCGGACCAGGTCGTCCAACAGTTGGGCCAGATGGTCGACGAGTACCTTTCGCAGAGCCCGCAACTCGCTGCGTCGTTCGCTTCGCCGCGAATTGATGCCAGCGAAAAGTGCCGGGTGCTTGATCGCATTTTTGGTGATGAATTTCACCCGACCTTGATCAAGTTCTTGAAAGTAATGGCAAACCGTGACCGCTTGGGTTACGTGGCTGCCGTGCGTCGTGCCTCGGAAACCCAATTGGACGAAATGCTCGGTCGCTTGGTTGCTACCGTGCGTACCGCGGTCCCGCTTGAAGATGCCATGCGAAGCCAGATTGCCGAACGGCTCTCCGCGGTGCTTCACCGCGAAGTTCGCTTGAAAGAATCGGTGGATCCCGACTTGATCGGTGGCATGGTGATCCGCATTGGCGATACGGTTTACGACAGCAGTGTTGTGAACCGCATCGACAAAATGCAAAAGAAGGCCAAGGCTGGATTCTCGAGTCAATTGCTCAAACGGTTCGACGAATTCGTGCAGGACAAGACTTGA